A genomic window from Alphaproteobacteria bacterium includes:
- a CDS encoding COX15/CtaA family protein, which yields MLSKELKSNKSIALWLIFSAFLVLMMIVIGGITRLTDSGLSIVEWKPIAGILPPLTLSDWESLFAKYQTSPEFIKLHPLMNLDEFKSIFWWEYIHRVLGRVIGIVFLLPFLYFLMRKKITKSLVPHLLIMFILGGLQGYMGWYMVKSGLVDDPYVSPIRLMLHLGLALVIYGYMLVIAIKILKPVIIIDKISAKKLRIKTHIMLMLIGLTILSGALVAGLDAGLVYNTFPLMEGQWIPHDYAVQSPFYVNLFRNMAAVQFNHRVLAILTFCFVVFFWVKSLNLILPKSLKMLCHLLMFVASLQVILGILTLLLVVPLTLAILHQLNAIVLFTIAVILFVIIPKRS from the coding sequence ATGTTAAGTAAAGAATTAAAATCAAACAAATCAATAGCTTTATGGCTTATTTTTTCAGCTTTTCTGGTGTTGATGATGATCGTCATTGGCGGTATTACGCGATTGACAGATTCTGGTTTATCGATTGTTGAGTGGAAGCCCATTGCGGGTATTTTGCCCCCTTTAACCTTGTCTGATTGGGAATCATTATTCGCAAAATATCAAACCTCGCCAGAGTTTATTAAATTACATCCTTTGATGAATTTAGATGAATTTAAAAGTATTTTTTGGTGGGAATATATTCATAGGGTCTTAGGACGTGTGATTGGCATTGTTTTTCTTTTGCCTTTTTTATATTTCTTGATGCGTAAAAAAATCACGAAATCCCTTGTGCCGCATTTGCTTATTATGTTTATTCTTGGTGGACTTCAAGGGTATATGGGCTGGTATATGGTTAAATCAGGGCTTGTGGATGATCCTTATGTCAGTCCTATAAGACTTATGCTTCATCTTGGCTTGGCTTTAGTTATTTATGGTTATATGCTTGTTATCGCGATTAAAATTTTAAAGCCTGTTATCATAATTGATAAAATAAGTGCAAAAAAACTTCGAATAAAAACGCATATCATGTTGATGTTAATTGGACTTACTATTTTATCGGGTGCATTGGTTGCGGGGCTTGACGCAGGTCTTGTGTATAATACTTTCCCGCTGATGGAAGGGCAATGGATACCGCATGATTATGCAGTGCAATCGCCTTTTTACGTTAATTTATTCAGGAATATGGCTGCCGTACAATTTAATCATCGGGTTTTGGCGATTTTAACTTTTTGTTTTGTCGTCTTTTTTTGGGTAAAAAGTCTAAATTTAATTTTACCAAAGTCTTTAAAAATGTTATGTCATTTGTTAATGTTTGTAGCTTCGTTGCAGGTCATCCTTGGCATTTTAACGCTTCTTTTGGTGGTGCCTTTAACTTTAGCTATTCTGCATCAATTGAATGCAATTGTTCTTTTTACGATTGCTGTCATTTTATTCGTAATCATACCTAAAAGGAGTTAG
- the upp gene encoding uracil phosphoribosyltransferase codes for MKKAKVLIILLMGLMSYPLLAENVLAIAKEKEQRIVDLQKQFPNLYHVSHPLVQHKLSLMRKKDASTNEFRRLLNEIALLMSYEATRDLPIEYKEIETPLEKMNAPFIAGKKVMIVPILRAGLGMTDALLELIPSARVGHIGLYRDEVTKQPKEYFAKIPDPKGRLIIVVDPMLATGNSSSYAIDLLKKRGIAEKDMRLVSLVSAPEGVKNFCTKHPEVKLFTASIDRQLDKNAYIVPGLGDAGDRLYGTK; via the coding sequence TTGAAAAAAGCTAAAGTTTTAATTATTCTTTTAATGGGGTTGATGTCTTATCCACTCTTAGCTGAAAATGTTCTAGCGATCGCAAAAGAAAAAGAGCAAAGAATCGTGGATTTACAAAAACAATTTCCAAATCTTTATCATGTATCGCATCCTTTGGTGCAGCATAAATTAAGTTTGATGCGCAAAAAAGATGCATCTACCAATGAGTTTCGTAGGCTTTTAAATGAAATAGCATTATTGATGAGCTATGAAGCAACACGTGATTTACCCATCGAATATAAAGAAATAGAAACGCCTTTAGAAAAAATGAATGCGCCTTTCATTGCAGGTAAAAAAGTGATGATTGTACCTATTTTACGTGCAGGATTAGGGATGACGGATGCTTTGTTAGAGCTTATTCCTTCAGCGCGTGTGGGGCATATTGGTCTTTATCGTGATGAAGTGACAAAGCAACCCAAGGAATATTTTGCAAAAATTCCAGATCCAAAAGGTCGTCTTATAATTGTTGTTGATCCAATGCTTGCAACAGGTAATTCTTCCTCTTATGCGATTGATTTGCTTAAAAAACGTGGTATTGCTGAAAAAGATATGCGTCTTGTGTCACTTGTGAGTGCGCCTGAAGGTGTTAAAAACTTCTGTACGAAACATCCAGAAGTAAAGCTTTTTACAGCAAGTATTGATCGTCAATTAGATAAAAATGCTTATATTGTGCCAGGGCTTGGGGATGCAGGTGATCGTTTATACGGTACGAAGTAA